The following proteins are encoded in a genomic region of Schistocerca serialis cubense isolate TAMUIC-IGC-003099 chromosome 9, iqSchSeri2.2, whole genome shotgun sequence:
- the LOC126418580 gene encoding ubiquitin-conjugating enzyme E2 L3 isoform X1 has product MAATRRLQKELGDIRSSGMKSFREIQVDDSNILTWQGLIVPDNAPYNKGAFRIEINFPAEYPFKPPKINFKTKIYHPNIDEKGQVCLPIISAENWKPATKTDQVIQALVALVNDPEPEHPLRADLAEEYLKDRKKFVKNAEEFTKKHSEKRPSD; this is encoded by the exons ATGGCAGCGACCAGGAGGTTGCAGAAA GAGCTCGGCGACATCCGATCGTCGGGCATGAAATCTTTCCGAGAAATCCAAGTGGATGACTCTAATATATTAACATGGCAAGGTCTTATAGTGCCG GATAATGCCCCTTATAATAAAGGTGCGTTTAGGATTGAAATAAATTTTCCTGCAGAATACCCATTCAAACCACCAAAAATTAATTTCAAGACCAAAATATATCATCCGAACATTGATGAGAAGGGCCAAGTCTGTCTGCCGATCATCAGCGCTGAAAACTGGAAACCAGCAACGAAAACAGATCAAG tgATCCAGGCGTTGGTAGCACTTGTGAATGACCCAGAACCTGAACATCCACTTCGTGCTGACCTGGCTGAAGAGTATCTCAAAGACCGTAAAAAGTTTGTGAAAAATGCTGAAGAGTTTACCAAGAAGCATAGTGAGAAGCGACCGTCCGATTAA
- the LOC126418580 gene encoding ubiquitin-conjugating enzyme E2 L3 isoform X2, producing the protein MKSFREIQVDDSNILTWQGLIVPDNAPYNKGAFRIEINFPAEYPFKPPKINFKTKIYHPNIDEKGQVCLPIISAENWKPATKTDQVIQALVALVNDPEPEHPLRADLAEEYLKDRKKFVKNAEEFTKKHSEKRPSD; encoded by the exons ATGAAATCTTTCCGAGAAATCCAAGTGGATGACTCTAATATATTAACATGGCAAGGTCTTATAGTGCCG GATAATGCCCCTTATAATAAAGGTGCGTTTAGGATTGAAATAAATTTTCCTGCAGAATACCCATTCAAACCACCAAAAATTAATTTCAAGACCAAAATATATCATCCGAACATTGATGAGAAGGGCCAAGTCTGTCTGCCGATCATCAGCGCTGAAAACTGGAAACCAGCAACGAAAACAGATCAAG tgATCCAGGCGTTGGTAGCACTTGTGAATGACCCAGAACCTGAACATCCACTTCGTGCTGACCTGGCTGAAGAGTATCTCAAAGACCGTAAAAAGTTTGTGAAAAATGCTGAAGAGTTTACCAAGAAGCATAGTGAGAAGCGACCGTCCGATTAA